The Mucilaginibacter rubeus genomic interval TGATCTGTTTATTTGGCAACCAAAAAGGGGGCGTGGGAAAAAGTACGCTCACCGTCCTATCCGCGAACTACCTGAGCCTGGCTAAGGACTGGCCGGTGACTATCATCGATATGGACTACCAGCAATCCATTTCGCAAAAATTTGAAAAGGCAAAGGTGCTGGAAAATGAAGAGCCTTACGATGTACTGCCGGCGAACCTCGAAAGCTTTCCTCCTTTAATACCCGTCCTGACAAAAAATAAAAAGGATGCGATTTTAATCGACCTGCCGGGTAAGCTCGACGATGACGGGCTCATACCGGTTTTTACATCAGCTGACCTGGTCGTATGCCCGTTTGCTTATGATGAATTCACTTTCGAATCGACTGTTTTATTTACGGTCGTTCTAAAAAAAGTTAATCCGAATGTGGAGGTGGTTTTTGTTCCAAATAGAATCAAAGCCAACGTGAAGTTTGAAATTATGAGTGAGGTAAACGAGCAGCTTTCCAAGTTCGGCAAGATCACCATGGCGATCCCTGATCGTATTGACTTTCAAAGGATCACCACCTTCCAGACGCCCTTATCCCTCTACGGAATTATCACCCCTGTTTTTGAAGAAATATTTGCCGACCGCTTATGGAAAAAATGAAATCATTAGCCGACCAGCTACGCGAAAAAATGGTGAAGCCCGCCGAAAACCCTGGCAATGACCAGCCGGATACTGTAGCAGTTAAAAAAAAGGCGGCTGTATATAAAACCGACAAACCACCCGATGCACCCATATTAAAACTGTTAACCGACTATGATAACAGCGATCATAAGACCATGGTGCATTTCCGTTTTGACAAGCAGACGGTTGATTTTCTCAATCAATTTAAAATAGCGACGGGTGTGGACGCCACCAAATTTGTGGCCTATTCCGTCCGGCAGTTTATCAGTGCACATCCCGAGCTTAAAACAATAATCAAACATTTTATACAAAAATCCTACTTATGACACAGCTTAAATTTTTACTCAGCTTGTTCTGTACCTACGCGGCCTATTACACTATAGTTATTATTAAGGACCAAAAACGCCAAAAGCAAGTGGCAGGAACAGCAGTTGAAGATACGGTTATTGAAGTAGATGTTCCGAAAATCCAACCGTTGATCCCACCGGAGAGAAAGGTGGATAAGTTACTCGTTCATGATACCGTGGTGAGGTCACTATACGCCTACGACAACAGTGACCACAAGCAAATGGTGCATGTGCGTTTTGACGCGCAGACGGTTGACCTGCTGAACAAGTTTAAAATGGCTACCGGTACTGATATAACCAAATTTGTCGCTTTCGCGGTAAAATACCTTTTTGAGTCCAATCCTGAACTCAAAAACATCATCAAACTATACTTA includes:
- a CDS encoding ParA family protein — protein: MICLFGNQKGGVGKSTLTVLSANYLSLAKDWPVTIIDMDYQQSISQKFEKAKVLENEEPYDVLPANLESFPPLIPVLTKNKKDAILIDLPGKLDDDGLIPVFTSADLVVCPFAYDEFTFESTVLFTVVLKKVNPNVEVVFVPNRIKANVKFEIMSEVNEQLSKFGKITMAIPDRIDFQRITTFQTPLSLYGIITPVFEEIFADRLWKK